A stretch of DNA from Methylobacterium sp. CB376:
CGAGCCGGGCGAGGTCCACGATCACCCGCGCCTGCTTCCAGGTCGCGTCGTCCTGCATCTTGCCGTCGATCATCACGGCGCCGGTGCCGTCCGGCATGGCCGCCAGGATGCGCGTGGCGAACGCGACCTCGGCCGGGTCCGGCGCGAACACCGCCTTGGCGATGGCGACCTGGCTCGGATGCAGCGTCCAGGCGCCGGCGCAGCCCATCAGGAAGGCGTTGCGGAACTGCGCCTCGCAGGCGGCGGCGTCGGAGAAGTCGCCGAAGGGGCCGTAGAAGGCCTTGATGCCGTTCGCCTGGCAGGCATCGACCATCTTGGCGATGGTGTAGTGCCAGAGATCCTGCTGCGCGCTCGCCCGCGCGGCCCCGCCCTCGGCCGGGTCGGCGAGGACGCGGTAATCCGGGTGGCCGCCGCCGACCCGGGTCGTCTTCATGCCGCGGGAGGCCGCGAGGTCGGCCGGGCCCAGGCTCATCCCGTGCATGCGCGGCGAGGCGCAGGCGATGGCGTCGACGTTGGCCACGCCCTCGGCCGTCTCCAGGATGGCGTGGACCAGGATCGGCTTGGCGATCCCGGCCCGCGCCTCGAGCTGGGCGAGGAGCTGGTCGATGTAGTGGATGTCCCAGGGCCCCTCGACCTTGGGCACCATCACGACGTCGAGCCGGTCTCCGACCTCGCCGACGATGTCGATCAGGTCGTCGAGGATCCAGGGGCTGTTGAGGGCATTGATGCGCGTCCACAGGCCGGTGCCGGCCGCCGCGAAGTCGGTGGCCTTCGCCATGGCGATGAAGCCCTTGCGCGCGGCGAGCTTCTGGTCGGCCGGGACCGCGTCCTCCAAGTTGCCCAGCACCACGTCGACCTGGCTGGCGAGGTCCGGCACCCGAGCCCGGACCTTGTCGTTGTGGGGCGGCACGAAGTGGATCATCCGCTCGAGGCGCACCGGCAGGTCGCGGAACGGGGCGGGCGCCCCGGTGGCGAGGGGCTGGAAGAAGCGGCGCGGCAGTTTCATGGCGTGATCTCCTGGTGGGGGTCGGGTCCCGTCGGGGGCTTCCCCCGGCCCGAGCCCTGCGCCGCGCGGGGCGGGGAGGCCCGTCCGCCGCCCTGGCTCGCCCGCGAGGGTTAGTGCATGCGCTGCGCCAGCGTAAAGACGCGGGCGCTCCGCCGATGGTCGGGGGCGGACCGGCGGCCGGGAG
This window harbors:
- a CDS encoding HpcH/HpaI aldolase/citrate lyase family protein; the encoded protein is MKLPRRFFQPLATGAPAPFRDLPVRLERMIHFVPPHNDKVRARVPDLASQVDVVLGNLEDAVPADQKLAARKGFIAMAKATDFAAAGTGLWTRINALNSPWILDDLIDIVGEVGDRLDVVMVPKVEGPWDIHYIDQLLAQLEARAGIAKPILVHAILETAEGVANVDAIACASPRMHGMSLGPADLAASRGMKTTRVGGGHPDYRVLADPAEGGAARASAQQDLWHYTIAKMVDACQANGIKAFYGPFGDFSDAAACEAQFRNAFLMGCAGAWTLHPSQVAIAKAVFAPDPAEVAFATRILAAMPDGTGAVMIDGKMQDDATWKQARVIVDLARLVAAKDPDLAKSYGL